Proteins from a genomic interval of Schaalia odontolytica:
- a CDS encoding ABC transporter substrate-binding protein: MKTRLATLTTLLAAAALALSACAGAGGSAQSNATTQETGASATRTITDHGGNEVTLPAQVTRVAIDQIPIESTYLAYFDGKAPYLVGMSAARVKAMSQTIAAEMAPEMMQVDTSYYDKGELNAEALLNLNVDVVLYNAFNKEHGEMFRKAGIPAVGFTTMGNPSDTYTQWMELLEDVFNQDGHMADKISLGQNLIADARARTAKVPEDQRVSTMVLMGAADGQLAVAGGKDGWFTNEWADSLNYVNVSRDTDTSHTPVTFEQVLTWDPQVLLVTGKGMSNMTANSVLTNSVEGVDLSTLSSVKSGRVYSTGLGMWNWFTPNPDAPIVANWIGASLYPDQFSDVDLVTITKDYYQKMYNFTLTDEQARRIVNPDAS; encoded by the coding sequence ATGAAGACACGCCTCGCTACACTGACAACTCTCCTGGCCGCAGCCGCTCTGGCCCTCTCCGCCTGCGCGGGCGCCGGGGGAAGCGCTCAGTCCAACGCAACCACCCAGGAGACGGGAGCCTCGGCAACCCGCACGATCACGGACCACGGAGGCAACGAGGTCACCCTGCCCGCCCAGGTGACTCGCGTCGCCATCGACCAGATCCCCATCGAATCCACCTACCTGGCCTACTTCGACGGCAAGGCCCCCTACCTGGTGGGCATGAGCGCCGCCCGCGTCAAGGCCATGAGCCAGACGATCGCCGCCGAGATGGCGCCCGAAATGATGCAGGTGGACACCAGCTACTACGACAAGGGCGAGCTCAACGCCGAGGCCCTGCTCAACCTCAACGTTGACGTCGTGTTGTACAACGCGTTCAACAAGGAGCACGGCGAGATGTTCCGCAAGGCCGGGATTCCCGCCGTCGGCTTCACGACGATGGGCAACCCCTCCGACACCTACACGCAGTGGATGGAGCTCCTCGAGGACGTCTTCAACCAGGACGGCCACATGGCCGACAAGATTTCGCTAGGTCAGAACCTAATTGCCGACGCCCGCGCGCGCACCGCCAAGGTCCCCGAGGACCAGAGGGTCTCGACGATGGTGCTCATGGGCGCGGCCGACGGGCAGCTCGCGGTCGCCGGCGGCAAGGACGGCTGGTTCACCAACGAATGGGCCGACTCGCTGAACTACGTCAACGTCTCGCGCGACACCGACACCTCGCACACGCCCGTCACCTTCGAGCAGGTCCTCACGTGGGATCCCCAGGTCCTCCTCGTCACCGGAAAGGGCATGTCGAACATGACGGCGAACTCCGTCCTGACCAACTCGGTCGAAGGCGTTGACCTCTCCACCCTGTCCTCGGTCAAGAGCGGCCGCGTCTACTCCACCGGGCTGGGGATGTGGAATTGGTTCACTCCCAACCCGGATGCCCCGATCGTCGCGAACTGGATCGGAGCCTCACTGTACCCCGACCAGTTCTCCGACGTGGACCTCGTGACCATCACGAAGGACTACTACCAGAAGATGTACAACTTCACGCTCACGGACGAGCAGGCCCGACGAATCGTCAACCCCGACGCCTCCTGA
- a CDS encoding ABC transporter ATP-binding protein, with protein sequence MISVEGATFTYPGAPAPILRDVSFTVPESSLLAVLGPNGAGKTTLLRTMIGLQKWDRGRTLVDGTDICAMSTRALGRILSYVPQARHASNVALTGLEMVMVGRAPHMRTLAQPGPREEAMARDVLEEVGASHLAGMPCATMSGGQFQMILIARALVANPRVLVLDEPETGLDFRNQLIVLGLLERLVKDRGLAVIMNTHYPAHALRVADQVALFSSTHEAVVGSAHSVMHEDTLAAVFGVDVAIGSLPFEGEDVRAIVPVRLSDAGARPADQSPR encoded by the coding sequence ATGATCAGCGTTGAGGGCGCGACCTTCACCTATCCGGGCGCGCCGGCCCCGATCCTGCGCGACGTCAGCTTCACGGTTCCGGAGAGCTCCCTGCTGGCGGTCCTGGGGCCGAACGGGGCGGGGAAGACCACGCTGCTGCGCACGATGATCGGCCTGCAAAAGTGGGATCGGGGGCGCACCCTCGTTGACGGCACGGACATTTGCGCGATGTCGACGCGAGCGCTCGGGCGAATCCTGTCCTACGTTCCCCAGGCGCGTCACGCGTCCAACGTTGCCCTGACCGGCCTCGAGATGGTCATGGTCGGGCGCGCTCCCCACATGCGCACGCTCGCCCAACCGGGACCCCGCGAGGAGGCGATGGCCCGGGATGTTCTGGAGGAGGTCGGTGCCTCGCACCTGGCGGGGATGCCGTGCGCGACCATGTCGGGCGGGCAGTTCCAGATGATCCTGATTGCCCGCGCGCTCGTCGCTAACCCGCGCGTCCTCGTCCTGGATGAGCCCGAGACCGGCCTGGACTTCCGCAATCAGCTGATCGTCCTCGGACTCCTGGAGCGCCTCGTGAAGGATCGGGGGCTGGCGGTCATCATGAACACCCACTACCCCGCTCACGCCCTGCGGGTCGCGGACCAGGTGGCGCTTTTCTCGTCCACTCACGAGGCCGTGGTTGGGTCCGCTCACTCCGTGATGCACGAGGACACCCTGGCCGCCGTGTTCGGCGTGGACGTGGCGATCGGCAGCCTTCCCTTCGAGGGGGAGGACGTGCGGGCCATCGTGCCGGTGCGCCTATCCGACGCGGGCGCGCGGCCCGCGGACCAGTCGCCCCGGTAG
- the rarD gene encoding EamA family transporter RarD, which produces MSTQKNEPRALALGISCYVIWGFFPLYFSRLAPAGAVEVIVHRAVWGLVFCLAALAVTGSLGKVRALIADRGALWRLAVAGALVVVNWSVYVYAVLAGHTTDAAIGYFINPLVTIALGLIVLRERITPIQKIALGLGALAVLILVVGQRSVPITSLTLALTFGLYSLVKKDVAARVDPLAGMAIETAAVSPLLLGYYAYLAATSSTSFHALASTTEAGVSWGAHLALLVGAGALTMIPLIMFASAARGLTLGTMGFLQYLGPTLQLLVAVFIFHESVPTIRWIAMGIVWVALACLSADWALTSIRARRLARTVRDA; this is translated from the coding sequence ATGAGCACCCAGAAGAACGAACCCCGCGCGCTCGCCCTCGGCATTTCCTGCTACGTGATCTGGGGCTTCTTCCCGCTCTACTTCTCTCGGCTCGCCCCCGCGGGCGCCGTCGAGGTGATCGTCCACCGGGCCGTGTGGGGCCTCGTCTTCTGCCTGGCGGCCCTGGCCGTCACGGGCTCCCTGGGGAAGGTGCGCGCGCTGATTGCCGACCGGGGTGCCCTGTGGCGCCTCGCGGTTGCCGGCGCGCTCGTCGTCGTCAACTGGTCGGTGTACGTGTACGCGGTCCTCGCCGGCCACACGACGGACGCGGCGATCGGCTACTTCATCAACCCCCTCGTCACTATCGCGCTCGGCCTCATTGTGCTGCGCGAGCGCATCACCCCCATCCAGAAGATCGCGCTCGGCCTGGGCGCCCTGGCGGTCCTCATCCTCGTCGTCGGCCAGCGCTCCGTCCCGATCACGTCCCTCACGCTCGCCCTCACCTTCGGCCTGTACTCCCTGGTGAAGAAGGACGTGGCCGCGCGCGTCGACCCGCTGGCCGGGATGGCGATCGAAACCGCCGCCGTTTCGCCCCTCCTGCTGGGCTACTACGCGTACCTCGCGGCCACGTCCTCCACGTCCTTCCATGCGCTGGCCTCCACCACCGAGGCCGGGGTGTCGTGGGGTGCACACCTGGCCCTCCTGGTGGGCGCGGGGGCGCTGACGATGATCCCGCTCATCATGTTTGCGTCGGCGGCGAGAGGCCTCACCCTGGGGACGATGGGCTTCCTGCAGTACCTGGGCCCGACCCTGCAGCTCCTCGTCGCCGTCTTCATCTTCCACGAGTCTGTGCCCACGATTCGGTGGATTGCGATGGGCATCGTGTGGGTGGCGCTGGCGTGCCTGAGCGCCGACTGGGCGCTGACCTCCATTCGGGCCAGGCGCCTGGCGCGCACCGTCCGCGACGCCTAA
- a CDS encoding cold-shock protein codes for MTTGTVKWFNDAKGFGFITPDDRSVDVFVHYSNIIGQSGRRTLMEGERVEYEAIEGPKGPQATDVARAE; via the coding sequence ATGACTACCGGGACCGTCAAATGGTTCAACGACGCCAAAGGTTTCGGCTTCATCACCCCCGATGACCGCTCCGTTGACGTCTTCGTGCACTATTCGAACATCATCGGCCAATCTGGGCGCCGCACTCTCATGGAGGGCGAGAGGGTCGAGTACGAGGCGATCGAGGGGCCGAAGGGTCCCCAAGCCACGGATGTTGCACGAGCTGAGTGA
- a CDS encoding 5'-nucleotidase, with the protein MPGRLDLERALVIGVASSALFDLSKSDAVFRNEGEEKYRAYQRENLDEVLEPGVAFPFIRRLLDLNDLSEDERLVEVVILSRNDPETGMRVMRSVQHHGLDITRAIFMQGQSPYRFMEPLRMSLFLSANEADVREAIRMGFAAGRVVGRAVADDGGTDLRIAFDFDGVLADDSAERFYQEGTLEAYQENESALADVPLPRGPLAAFLEKINHIQRIEDAKHDADPEGYQRRVRVAVVTARSAPAHERAINSIRQWGLRVNDAFFLGGVDKGPILAVLEPHIFFDDQRRNIDTTSHLAPSVHIPFGELNGV; encoded by the coding sequence ATGCCCGGCCGTCTTGATCTGGAGCGCGCCCTCGTTATTGGTGTTGCCTCCAGCGCCCTCTTCGACCTGTCGAAGTCGGACGCCGTATTCCGTAATGAGGGCGAGGAGAAGTACCGCGCGTATCAGCGCGAGAACCTCGATGAGGTCCTAGAACCGGGGGTCGCCTTCCCCTTTATTCGGCGCCTCCTGGACCTCAATGACCTCTCCGAGGACGAGCGCCTGGTCGAGGTGGTCATCCTGTCGCGCAACGACCCCGAGACGGGAATGCGCGTCATGCGATCGGTTCAGCACCACGGGCTGGACATCACGCGCGCGATCTTCATGCAGGGACAATCGCCCTACCGCTTCATGGAGCCGCTGCGCATGTCCCTGTTCCTCTCGGCCAACGAGGCCGACGTCCGCGAGGCGATCCGCATGGGGTTCGCGGCCGGCCGCGTCGTGGGGCGCGCGGTGGCGGACGACGGAGGCACCGACCTGCGCATCGCCTTCGACTTCGACGGCGTTCTGGCCGACGACTCGGCCGAGAGGTTCTATCAGGAGGGAACGTTGGAGGCGTACCAGGAGAACGAAAGTGCTCTGGCCGACGTACCTCTGCCCAGGGGCCCACTGGCGGCCTTCCTGGAAAAGATCAACCACATCCAACGCATTGAGGACGCCAAGCACGACGCCGATCCGGAAGGCTACCAGCGAAGGGTTCGCGTCGCGGTCGTGACGGCGCGCAGCGCCCCCGCCCACGAGCGCGCCATCAACTCGATCCGCCAGTGGGGCTTGCGCGTCAACGACGCCTTCTTCCTCGGCGGTGTCGATAAGGGCCCGATTCTGGCCGTCTTGGAGCCGCACATCTTCTTCGACGACCAGCGCCGCAACATTGACACGACATCGCACCTAGCGCCCAGCGTCCATATTCCCTTCGGCGAACTGAACGGGGTGTGA
- the rpsF gene encoding 30S ribosomal protein S6: MRNYELMVILDPSIDERTVAPTMEKYLAPVGAAGGSVENVDIWGKRRLAYDILKRSEGIYVVIDMTTTPEVALEINRRMGIDETILRTKLLRPDAH, encoded by the coding sequence GTGCGTAACTACGAACTGATGGTGATCCTCGATCCTTCGATCGACGAGCGCACCGTCGCCCCCACGATGGAGAAGTACCTGGCACCCGTGGGTGCGGCAGGCGGATCCGTTGAGAACGTTGACATCTGGGGCAAGCGCCGTCTTGCCTACGACATCCTCAAGCGTTCCGAGGGCATCTACGTCGTCATCGACATGACCACGACCCCCGAGGTCGCTCTCGAGATCAACCGCCGCATGGGCATCGACGAGACCATTCTCCGTACGAAGCTCCTGCGCCCCGACGCTCACTGA
- a CDS encoding MFS transporter — translation MTPDASSPALVSASGRSLAPNWWAVVALIWSGQAFSIITSGASGWAIIWHVTTTEGSALKLAIVMALSQLPLGLLAPLGGVAADRYNRRTVMIISDLGAGGMSLALGALAWLGHGSFALICLFAALRSCFQAFHFPAMSAAMPMLVPEKHLMRVNTLDQAIGSIANIGSPAIGIALYTAFGLPYTLGLEFVGALLAVAGLALARIPSVEAEMPPTIMGQIREGWRALSANSGLVYLIVALTAGMMVFEALAAVYPLMAQQYFGADGAMVSVAEAITGTCMLLGALIMMAWGGGKRLALLISATTVVVGLPFAAVGLLPRGGFWAFVALMGFGCIFLAWFHAPLMTLIQRHVGEDKVGRALGFFQLMLGLSMPVGIVLGGAFAEKMGGPVLFTAAGIFFCVVGVVMYAIPHIRALDTPVPVTLPADEEA, via the coding sequence ATGACTCCAGACGCCTCGTCGCCCGCGCTCGTCAGCGCCTCCGGACGTAGCCTCGCACCGAACTGGTGGGCAGTGGTCGCTTTGATCTGGAGCGGCCAGGCGTTTTCCATCATCACCAGCGGCGCGTCGGGGTGGGCGATCATCTGGCACGTCACCACGACCGAGGGCTCGGCCCTCAAGCTCGCCATCGTCATGGCCCTCTCCCAGCTTCCCCTCGGGCTCCTGGCCCCGCTGGGCGGCGTCGCCGCCGACCGCTACAACCGGCGCACCGTCATGATCATCTCCGACCTGGGTGCGGGTGGAATGTCGCTCGCGCTGGGGGCGCTGGCATGGCTGGGGCACGGAAGCTTCGCCCTCATCTGCCTCTTCGCCGCGCTGCGCAGCTGCTTCCAGGCATTCCACTTCCCGGCGATGAGCGCGGCCATGCCGATGCTGGTCCCCGAGAAACACCTCATGCGCGTCAACACCCTCGACCAGGCCATCGGATCCATCGCCAACATCGGTTCCCCCGCCATCGGCATCGCCCTCTACACCGCCTTCGGGCTTCCCTACACCCTCGGCCTGGAGTTCGTGGGGGCGCTCCTGGCGGTCGCCGGACTGGCACTTGCGAGGATTCCCTCCGTCGAGGCCGAGATGCCCCCAACCATCATGGGGCAGATCCGCGAGGGCTGGCGCGCGCTGAGCGCCAACTCGGGCCTCGTCTACCTCATCGTCGCCCTCACGGCCGGCATGATGGTGTTCGAAGCGCTCGCGGCGGTCTACCCGCTGATGGCGCAGCAGTACTTCGGAGCCGACGGGGCAATGGTGTCCGTCGCCGAGGCGATCACGGGCACCTGCATGCTCCTCGGCGCACTCATCATGATGGCCTGGGGCGGGGGCAAGCGCCTCGCCCTGCTCATCAGCGCCACGACCGTCGTCGTCGGCCTTCCCTTCGCCGCCGTCGGTCTGCTCCCGCGCGGCGGCTTCTGGGCTTTCGTCGCCCTCATGGGCTTCGGATGCATCTTCCTGGCGTGGTTCCACGCCCCCCTCATGACCCTCATCCAGAGGCACGTCGGGGAGGACAAGGTCGGTCGCGCGCTCGGGTTCTTCCAGCTGATGCTCGGGCTCTCGATGCCCGTCGGCATCGTCCTGGGCGGCGCCTTCGCCGAGAAGATGGGAGGCCCCGTCCTCTTCACCGCCGCGGGAATCTTCTTCTGCGTCGTCGGTGTCGTCATGTACGCGATCCCCCACATCCGCGCCCTCGACACTCCCGTGCCCGTCACTCTGCCCGCCGACGAGGAGGCGTAG
- a CDS encoding ABC transporter ATP-binding protein encodes MSFTARDARLLTPVEVATAGALSGLAVTFGLIAAVTPVFQLLFQVATAVPLAMVSLKLRPRASVAAFASTVLLAIAVGGFATAGRCFQAALVGLIIGFLHRKRASWLSVGAVAAGLGLVWGIGTGVAFWLLADLRALGLESIQKMLDGLLWLIGHIPHSGAIVDAGHTLGQWIVDAWWVWIPITRFVGVAFLVLAARWLLVAILRRISLDTGWDPLANAPAANTVGDDAPSSPLPLALNDVSFTYPGAQQHALRGVTISFERPEYTVIVGHNGSGKSTLALLLAGAEPGEGTRTGGGGLGAVGGSALVGQRSELLVLGQNVAEDVTWGMSDQETRDLDLDDLLERVGLAGLADADPRSLSGGQLQRLALAGALARSPRLLISDESTAMIDRAGRSEMLNLLSSLPQQGIAVVHITHDPAEADRADRVITIERGRILSDERPALLGPAPRDEAVSEEGAPAPPTTPRPPRETPTSTPALINAEHLWADRVAHTYDLGTPWEKPVLHDVTLILDPGQAMLITGDNGSGKTTLSRILAGLLVPTWGNVTLGSKPMERRIGDVALSMQFARLQLQRPSVRSDILAAAGHGPRVGALSARRKDTLARQEADRLVAQAMDLVGLDPALASRGIDDLSGGQMRRVALAGLLAAHPRVLILDEPMAGLDRESRDLLVSVLKERRRAGLSILVISHDLEGMDSLCDTHRHLSQGVLS; translated from the coding sequence ATGAGCTTCACCGCGCGCGACGCCCGCCTCCTCACGCCCGTCGAGGTAGCGACCGCCGGCGCGCTCTCCGGACTCGCCGTCACCTTCGGCCTGATCGCCGCAGTGACCCCCGTCTTTCAGCTCTTGTTCCAGGTCGCTACCGCGGTCCCCCTCGCCATGGTGTCCCTCAAGCTGCGGCCACGTGCCTCAGTGGCCGCATTCGCCTCCACGGTGCTCCTTGCCATCGCCGTCGGAGGATTCGCCACGGCCGGACGGTGCTTTCAGGCCGCGCTCGTCGGCCTCATCATCGGCTTCCTGCACCGGAAACGAGCCTCCTGGCTGAGCGTGGGCGCGGTCGCAGCCGGCCTCGGCCTCGTCTGGGGCATCGGAACAGGCGTGGCCTTCTGGCTCCTGGCCGACCTGCGTGCCCTCGGCCTCGAGAGCATCCAGAAGATGCTCGACGGACTCCTCTGGCTCATCGGCCACATCCCCCACTCCGGTGCAATCGTCGACGCCGGGCACACCCTCGGCCAGTGGATCGTCGACGCCTGGTGGGTGTGGATTCCCATCACCCGCTTCGTCGGCGTTGCCTTCCTGGTGCTCGCAGCCCGATGGCTCCTCGTGGCCATCCTGCGTCGCATCTCCCTCGACACCGGATGGGACCCCCTCGCCAATGCCCCCGCCGCCAACACCGTCGGCGACGACGCCCCCTCCTCCCCCCTTCCCCTCGCCCTGAACGACGTGAGCTTCACCTACCCGGGGGCCCAGCAACACGCCCTGCGCGGCGTTACCATCAGCTTCGAACGTCCCGAATACACGGTCATCGTCGGACACAACGGCTCGGGCAAGTCCACCCTCGCGCTGCTCCTCGCCGGGGCCGAACCGGGCGAGGGGACGCGCACGGGAGGCGGCGGCCTCGGAGCCGTCGGCGGGAGTGCGCTGGTCGGCCAACGCTCCGAGCTCCTCGTCCTGGGACAAAATGTCGCCGAAGACGTCACCTGGGGCATGAGCGACCAGGAGACGCGCGACCTCGACCTCGACGACCTCCTCGAACGGGTCGGGCTGGCCGGCCTGGCCGACGCCGACCCGCGCTCCCTCTCCGGTGGCCAGCTTCAAAGACTCGCACTCGCGGGGGCCCTCGCCCGCTCGCCCCGCCTGCTCATCTCAGACGAATCCACCGCCATGATCGACCGGGCGGGGCGCTCCGAGATGCTCAACCTCCTCTCATCCCTACCCCAGCAGGGAATCGCGGTCGTCCACATCACCCACGACCCCGCCGAGGCCGACCGGGCCGACCGCGTCATCACGATCGAGCGCGGGCGCATCCTCTCCGACGAGCGGCCCGCGTTACTGGGCCCGGCTCCGCGCGACGAGGCGGTGTCGGAGGAAGGCGCACCAGCGCCCCCCACGACCCCCCGACCGCCCCGAGAGACGCCCACCAGCACACCAGCGCTCATCAACGCCGAACACCTCTGGGCCGACCGCGTCGCCCACACCTACGACCTTGGAACCCCCTGGGAGAAACCCGTCCTCCACGACGTCACCCTCATCCTCGACCCCGGCCAGGCCATGCTCATCACCGGCGACAACGGCTCGGGGAAGACCACCCTCTCAAGGATCCTCGCGGGACTTCTTGTGCCCACCTGGGGAAACGTCACGCTCGGCTCCAAGCCCATGGAACGCAGGATCGGTGACGTCGCCCTCTCCATGCAATTCGCCCGCCTCCAGCTCCAGCGCCCCTCCGTGCGCTCCGACATTCTCGCGGCCGCCGGACACGGCCCCCGCGTCGGCGCGCTATCGGCGCGGCGCAAGGACACCCTCGCCCGGCAGGAGGCGGATCGCCTCGTTGCGCAGGCCATGGACCTGGTCGGGCTCGACCCCGCGCTGGCCTCACGAGGCATCGACGACCTCTCCGGAGGGCAAATGCGCCGCGTCGCCCTCGCGGGCCTGCTCGCCGCGCACCCCCGCGTCCTCATCCTCGACGAACCAATGGCCGGACTGGATAGGGAGTCTCGAGACCTGCTCGTCTCCGTCCTGAAGGAACGCAGGCGCGCCGGACTGTCCATCCTCGTCATTTCCCACGACCTCGAGGGCATGGACTCCCTGTGCGACACCCACCGTCACCTCTCCCAGGGGGTGCTCTCATGA
- a CDS encoding MATE family efflux transporter translates to MASTRESPDPQHPSDPGQAEASSIPRITTRRILSLALPALGALIAEPLFTVIDSTMVGHLGTPELAGLGIASTVLNTAVGLFVFLAYSTTSLAGRHLGAGRRDRAIRSGVEAMWLAGALGVLAALLLAVCASPLLSWLGADAETMPHALAYLRSSAPGLVGMFVVLAATGTLRGLQDTRTPLVAASVGAAFNVAANWTLMYPLGMGVAGSGLGTAITQSLMALFLAWVIVRGARREGVELSPSVAGIFSAAAEGAPLLVRTLALRVALLATLSAVTAISTQALAAHQIVWTLWTFAAYVLDALAIAAQALAGFTQGSGERGAMGPLVRLLSRWGVGFGIVVGLVLAMASPWITRIFTTDTTVVDYATVALIVGAFFQPVAGYVFLLDGILIGAGRGRYLAAASVANLLVYAPVLWLVAHSPALTARPSLALSLVWLSYAAVYTGMRALTNGLGARSL, encoded by the coding sequence ATGGCGAGCACCCGCGAGTCCCCCGACCCGCAGCACCCGTCGGACCCCGGGCAGGCCGAGGCCTCGTCGATCCCGCGCATCACCACGCGAAGGATTCTCTCCCTGGCTCTTCCCGCCCTGGGCGCCCTCATCGCCGAACCGCTCTTCACCGTCATCGATTCGACGATGGTGGGCCACCTGGGCACGCCAGAACTGGCGGGGCTGGGCATCGCCTCGACCGTGCTCAACACCGCCGTCGGCCTCTTCGTCTTTCTCGCGTACTCCACGACCTCCCTGGCGGGGCGGCATCTGGGCGCTGGCAGGCGCGATCGTGCCATCCGCTCCGGGGTCGAGGCCATGTGGCTCGCCGGCGCCCTCGGGGTGCTCGCCGCACTCCTCCTGGCCGTCTGTGCCTCGCCGCTGCTGTCCTGGCTGGGGGCTGACGCGGAGACCATGCCCCACGCGCTGGCCTATCTGCGTTCCTCGGCCCCCGGCCTGGTCGGCATGTTCGTGGTCCTGGCGGCGACGGGAACCCTGCGCGGCCTGCAGGACACTCGCACCCCCCTGGTGGCGGCGTCCGTGGGCGCCGCGTTCAACGTCGCCGCGAACTGGACGCTCATGTACCCCCTCGGCATGGGGGTGGCCGGATCGGGCCTGGGAACCGCCATCACGCAGAGCCTCATGGCGCTCTTCCTGGCCTGGGTGATCGTGCGCGGCGCGCGACGCGAGGGCGTCGAGCTGAGCCCCTCCGTTGCCGGAATCTTCTCCGCGGCCGCGGAGGGCGCCCCCCTCCTGGTGCGCACGCTCGCCCTGCGCGTGGCCCTCCTGGCGACCCTGAGCGCGGTGACGGCGATCTCGACGCAGGCGCTCGCCGCCCACCAGATCGTGTGGACCCTGTGGACCTTCGCCGCCTACGTCCTGGATGCTCTGGCCATAGCGGCGCAGGCGCTCGCCGGGTTCACTCAGGGCAGCGGCGAGCGGGGGGCGATGGGCCCCCTCGTGCGTCTCCTCTCCCGCTGGGGGGTCGGCTTCGGCATCGTCGTCGGCCTCGTCCTGGCGATGGCCTCACCGTGGATCACCCGCATCTTCACAACCGACACGACCGTCGTCGACTACGCGACCGTCGCCCTCATCGTCGGCGCTTTCTTCCAGCCGGTCGCGGGGTACGTGTTCCTCCTCGACGGCATTCTCATCGGCGCGGGCCGGGGACGATACCTGGCAGCGGCCTCCGTCGCGAACCTCCTGGTCTACGCGCCCGTCCTGTGGTTGGTGGCCCACTCCCCCGCGCTCACCGCTCGCCCGTCCCTGGCACTCTCGCTCGTCTGGCTGTCCTATGCCGCCGTCTACACGGGCATGCGCGCCCTGACCAACGGCCTCGGGGCCCGCTCCCTCTGA
- the dnaB gene encoding replicative DNA helicase produces the protein MSDDQFDRVPPQDIDAEMSVLGSMMLTTEAANVVSEMLRGQDFYQPSHETIFDTIVELNGRAEPADAITVAGELKRAGMLSKVGGAAYLHSLIASVPTAANAAYYARIVRERAIMRRLVTAGTRVVQLGYADAGGDVDEIVDQAQAEVYAVSDGRERSDYVSMTQMSSDILNALEDIEKNQGKLNGVPTGFTDLDELTQGLHGGQMIIVAARPAMGKSTLALDFCRSASMKHGITSLIFSLEMSNQEIAMRMLSAESGVRLSKMQAGKMSDVDWRKVAETTSRMSEAPLYVDDSANITISEIRSKCRRLKQQENLGLVVVDYLQLMTSGRQVESRQQEVSAMSRNLKLLAKDLDIPVIAVAQLNRNSEGRTDRKPMMSDLRESGSLEQDADIIILLHRPDYYDKEDRPGEADIIVAKHRAGATATVTALFQGDMARFVNYTGRPEPGGE, from the coding sequence ATGTCCGACGACCAGTTCGACCGCGTCCCCCCGCAGGACATCGACGCGGAAATGAGCGTCCTCGGCTCGATGATGCTGACGACCGAGGCCGCCAACGTGGTGTCCGAGATGCTGCGCGGACAGGACTTCTACCAGCCCAGCCACGAGACGATCTTCGACACGATCGTCGAACTGAACGGCCGCGCCGAACCCGCGGATGCGATCACGGTCGCCGGTGAACTCAAGCGCGCAGGCATGCTCTCCAAGGTCGGGGGAGCTGCCTACCTGCACAGCCTCATCGCCTCGGTCCCCACCGCGGCAAACGCCGCCTACTACGCCCGGATCGTGCGCGAGCGAGCGATCATGCGCCGCCTCGTCACCGCGGGCACGCGCGTCGTCCAGCTCGGGTACGCGGACGCTGGGGGCGACGTCGACGAGATCGTCGACCAGGCTCAGGCCGAGGTGTACGCGGTCTCCGACGGGCGCGAGAGAAGCGACTACGTGTCCATGACGCAGATGAGCTCGGACATCCTCAACGCCCTGGAGGACATCGAAAAGAACCAGGGCAAGCTCAACGGTGTTCCCACGGGCTTCACCGACCTCGACGAGCTCACCCAGGGCCTGCACGGCGGACAGATGATCATCGTCGCCGCCCGCCCCGCCATGGGCAAATCGACGCTCGCCCTGGACTTTTGCCGCTCGGCGTCCATGAAGCACGGGATCACCTCGCTCATCTTCTCCCTGGAGATGAGCAACCAGGAGATCGCGATGCGCATGCTCTCGGCCGAGTCCGGCGTGCGCCTGTCCAAGATGCAGGCCGGCAAGATGAGCGACGTGGACTGGCGCAAGGTGGCCGAGACCACCTCGCGCATGAGCGAGGCGCCCCTGTACGTTGACGATTCGGCGAACATCACGATCTCGGAGATCCGCTCCAAGTGCAGGCGCTTGAAGCAGCAGGAGAACCTCGGCCTTGTCGTCGTCGACTACCTGCAGCTGATGACGAGCGGACGCCAGGTGGAATCCCGCCAGCAGGAAGTGTCCGCCATGTCGCGAAACCTCAAGCTCCTGGCCAAGGACCTGGACATCCCGGTGATCGCGGTCGCCCAGCTGAACCGTAACTCCGAGGGCCGCACCGATCGCAAGCCCATGATGAGCGACCTGCGCGAATCCGGTTCGCTTGAGCAGGACGCCGACATCATCATCCTGTTGCACCGCCCCGACTACTACGACAAGGAAGACCGCCCCGGCGAGGCGGACATCATCGTCGCCAAGCACCGCGCGGGCGCGACGGCAACCGTGACGGCCCTCTTCCAGGGTGACATGGCGCGCTTCGTCAACTACACGGGACGCCCCGAGCCCGGCGGAGAATAG